In Microvenator marinus, one genomic interval encodes:
- a CDS encoding aminotransferase class IV, translating to MSDLLLGNGLLETLKVRGERVLFLEAHIARLVRSARFMGIPEHVVNEAIAQMESLQHTQDGLWRVLLSVDGVQPPQWRELPDLSNQSLKTCMGTYDPSSRIREHKTNSYANNFYARRIARDHGFDDALMVSDSLLVGEAPFANIFFVDRSGSVFTPPANGLLPGTRRGLLMAEGALEREIRFGDFDQFEHVFLTSAAGMRVVSSIDETRFNTELPNHILDQISPW from the coding sequence ATGAGTGACCTCTTGCTCGGAAACGGCCTGCTCGAAACCCTGAAGGTTCGAGGCGAGCGAGTTCTTTTCTTGGAAGCACATATCGCGCGGTTGGTACGCTCCGCTCGGTTTATGGGCATTCCTGAGCACGTTGTGAACGAAGCAATCGCTCAGATGGAGAGCCTTCAGCACACGCAGGACGGATTGTGGCGCGTCTTGCTGAGCGTGGACGGTGTACAACCACCTCAGTGGCGCGAGCTGCCCGATTTATCCAACCAAAGCTTAAAGACTTGCATGGGCACCTACGATCCCTCGAGCCGCATTCGTGAACACAAAACCAATAGTTATGCGAACAACTTCTACGCCCGTAGAATCGCGAGAGACCATGGGTTTGACGACGCGCTGATGGTGAGTGATTCGTTGCTTGTTGGAGAGGCGCCATTTGCCAATATCTTCTTTGTAGACAGATCCGGCTCGGTGTTCACTCCGCCCGCAAACGGGCTTTTACCCGGCACAAGACGGGGACTATTGATGGCGGAGGGGGCGCTCGAACGAGAGATTAGATTCGGTGATTTCGACCAGTTCGAACACGTGTTCCTAACCTCGGCTGCGGGCATGAGGGTGGTGTCGAGCATCGATGAGACCCGTTTCAACACGGAATTGCCAAACCATATCTTGGATCAGATAAGCCCATGGTGA
- a CDS encoding anthranilate synthase component II — MVKQFEFSGSRGKVVILDNRDSFVFNIAHRLSELGVMSEVVRSDAIDIQTLVEAAPRALVISPGPRGPTKAGISTASIQALNGTPILGICLGHQCIVEAFGGRVVESGAPMHGRQSPIVHNEQGLFNAIPNRALFGRYHSLIAQKPLPDCLAETAWTGDENHFVMALEHRELPVYGVQFHPESVLSPFGLQLLKNFIEIVDKRA; from the coding sequence ATGGTGAAGCAATTCGAATTCAGCGGATCCAGGGGAAAAGTCGTAATCTTGGACAATCGCGATTCTTTCGTGTTCAACATCGCGCATCGGCTCAGCGAACTTGGAGTGATGAGTGAGGTGGTTCGTTCGGACGCCATTGACATTCAGACGCTCGTAGAGGCGGCTCCCAGGGCTTTGGTCATCTCGCCCGGCCCAAGAGGCCCAACGAAGGCTGGAATCTCTACAGCGTCAATTCAGGCGCTTAATGGGACCCCAATTCTTGGAATCTGTCTCGGTCACCAGTGTATTGTCGAAGCGTTTGGTGGAAGAGTTGTGGAGTCCGGAGCTCCAATGCATGGGCGGCAAAGCCCGATCGTCCACAATGAACAAGGGTTGTTCAATGCGATTCCGAATCGGGCGCTCTTTGGTCGCTACCACAGCCTGATTGCTCAAAAACCGCTGCCTGATTGCCTGGCTGAAACCGCGTGGACGGGAGACGAAAATCACTTCGTAATGGCACTCGAACACCGTGAACTTCCTGTCTACGGCGTGCAGTTTCACCCTGAGAGTGTGCTCTCGCCTTTTGGTCTTCAACTACTCAAGAACTTCATCGAGATTGTAGATAAACGAGCTTAA
- a CDS encoding tetratricopeptide repeat protein, with translation MLCKYCGFEIESGGDLCGRCGSPANITSGERAALTRQDESVECPSCSELNSSEVEYCATCGSPMAIITRVLTLSRTRAREPLESWRVYGIETSMFGRRDELQTLVKAHKRVTSKSQAETLAIAGPTGIGKSRLISEFVRTLDESMSESVVYQTEARDESASTFVMIERMLRARFYIAEREAPETSRRKLLEASERLLEGGESERVAHLVGELIGIHFDESKHLPSVRDTEDAAELDRRCFNALLELLSADAAQNPLVVVLEDLQYAPNPVFTLLDILRSGLQDCPVLFILTWNSDELPKTHPLRQKNDELAQIWLQPLSDLEVEHFVRDTLRKAEDLPSSLVERVTEAAHGNPLIVEEFLRILISQGIIDTRFEAWKVDDTRVREVELPATVEGAVEARLLALTEDERLLISMASAVGQTFWVECLHAIYHMHDDLHSDSTLYWENRELEQRINALIESLERKDMIRRSEEGPTHLTQLYFKHRIEQKSIYSRLSGQDRERYHRLIAQWQKMRLGSNSRSVLESTGEHFVKGKCLEQAAETFFLAAEKAREKYENEIAIELLRRTLSLASDRRLELKLLGFEALGELLVWMGDHEQALEAYREFLRFAWILGDRERGARAYNDIGKAHRSLGDYDRALKNFETALGLFRDIDLIAGIATSLDNIGHIHWVRGDFEEAKTFFNAGLHLRRQTDEPKAIALSLSHIGSVLLQQGDLKSSMVYFRESLELRKAADDKQGVVDSFNNLGCLLLERGDVDGAQTLLEEALETARSIGYRGSESVVLNNLGELHLQEHRTREARQYLESAMKVAEDGGDMRVVFDILKNLSRLELRETNREKALERIHEATEIADHLQSDQLLGLAMQALAEVHAEAIFDPGLRDASIAASQTAFKEAVELFAKVGNDAERAKSLLGIGRLQAETGDIDAANLALGEAEEIFERLGMKEFAKNTRSIMS, from the coding sequence ATGCTCTGTAAATATTGTGGCTTCGAAATCGAGTCCGGTGGGGACCTCTGCGGACGTTGTGGCTCCCCCGCAAACATAACTTCGGGAGAACGCGCGGCCCTTACAAGGCAGGACGAAAGTGTAGAATGCCCAAGCTGCTCCGAGCTAAACTCAAGCGAGGTCGAGTATTGCGCGACCTGCGGCTCACCGATGGCGATCATCACGCGAGTGCTCACGCTCTCGAGGACCCGCGCGCGTGAACCTCTTGAGAGTTGGCGAGTCTACGGCATTGAGACCTCGATGTTCGGAAGACGAGATGAACTTCAGACCTTGGTTAAAGCCCATAAACGCGTCACCTCCAAGAGTCAGGCCGAAACCCTCGCTATTGCTGGGCCTACGGGTATCGGCAAGAGCCGTCTGATTTCCGAATTCGTGCGTACCCTCGATGAGTCGATGTCGGAGTCGGTGGTCTATCAGACCGAAGCCAGGGATGAATCGGCATCCACGTTTGTGATGATTGAGCGCATGCTTCGTGCGCGTTTCTACATCGCCGAGCGCGAGGCTCCCGAGACCAGTCGGCGAAAGCTTCTCGAGGCTTCTGAGCGCCTCTTGGAAGGGGGAGAATCGGAGCGCGTGGCCCACCTGGTAGGGGAATTGATTGGAATTCATTTTGATGAGTCCAAACATCTACCCTCAGTACGAGATACCGAAGACGCGGCCGAGCTCGATCGGCGCTGCTTTAATGCGCTGCTTGAGCTTCTGAGCGCCGATGCCGCGCAAAATCCACTCGTCGTTGTTCTCGAAGACTTACAATACGCGCCGAATCCGGTCTTCACGCTCCTCGATATCTTGCGTTCAGGCCTTCAAGATTGTCCGGTACTCTTCATCCTGACGTGGAACTCCGATGAGCTCCCAAAAACGCACCCATTGCGCCAAAAAAATGATGAGTTGGCTCAAATTTGGCTGCAACCTCTGAGCGACTTGGAAGTTGAGCATTTTGTGAGGGATACCCTCCGAAAGGCCGAAGATTTACCTTCGTCCCTCGTTGAGCGCGTCACGGAAGCCGCTCACGGCAATCCGCTGATCGTGGAAGAGTTCCTCCGCATTCTCATCAGTCAGGGCATTATCGACACGCGCTTTGAAGCTTGGAAAGTAGACGATACTCGAGTTCGCGAAGTGGAACTTCCAGCCACCGTGGAAGGTGCCGTAGAAGCGCGTCTTCTGGCACTCACCGAAGACGAGAGGCTCCTGATTTCGATGGCATCGGCCGTGGGGCAGACCTTTTGGGTCGAATGCCTACACGCCATCTATCATATGCATGACGACCTGCATTCGGACTCCACGCTCTACTGGGAGAATCGCGAGCTCGAACAACGAATCAACGCCTTGATTGAAAGCCTCGAGCGCAAGGACATGATCCGCAGGTCTGAAGAAGGCCCCACGCACCTGACGCAGCTCTATTTCAAACATCGAATCGAACAAAAATCGATCTATTCGCGGCTCAGTGGTCAAGACCGAGAACGCTACCATCGTTTGATCGCTCAGTGGCAGAAGATGCGGCTTGGCTCAAACTCTCGAAGCGTTCTTGAATCCACTGGCGAGCATTTTGTGAAAGGAAAGTGCCTGGAGCAAGCGGCAGAGACGTTCTTCCTCGCCGCGGAAAAAGCCCGCGAAAAATACGAGAATGAGATCGCGATTGAACTCCTGCGTCGTACACTCTCGCTTGCGTCAGACCGGCGACTTGAGCTCAAACTCTTGGGTTTTGAGGCATTGGGCGAACTCCTGGTGTGGATGGGGGATCATGAGCAGGCACTAGAGGCTTATCGAGAGTTTTTGCGATTCGCATGGATTCTGGGCGATCGAGAACGCGGGGCGCGCGCCTACAACGATATCGGCAAGGCTCATCGAAGTCTTGGAGACTACGATCGCGCGCTGAAAAATTTTGAGACCGCGCTTGGCCTCTTTCGAGATATCGACTTGATCGCGGGAATCGCGACGTCCCTGGACAATATCGGTCACATTCACTGGGTCCGCGGCGATTTCGAGGAAGCGAAGACCTTCTTCAATGCGGGCCTGCATCTGCGACGACAAACCGACGAGCCAAAGGCAATTGCCCTTTCACTTAGCCACATCGGCAGTGTGCTCCTTCAGCAAGGCGACCTGAAGTCGTCTATGGTCTATTTCCGCGAGTCCTTGGAGCTCAGAAAGGCCGCAGACGACAAACAGGGTGTGGTCGATAGTTTCAACAATCTCGGGTGTCTGCTGCTTGAGCGAGGTGATGTGGACGGCGCGCAGACTCTACTCGAAGAGGCGCTGGAAACCGCTCGCTCCATTGGTTATCGAGGTAGCGAAAGCGTGGTGCTAAACAATCTCGGCGAGCTACATTTGCAGGAGCATCGCACAAGGGAGGCACGCCAATATCTGGAATCTGCGATGAAAGTCGCCGAAGACGGCGGCGATATGCGAGTGGTTTTTGATATCCTGAAAAACCTTTCCCGACTTGAGCTTCGCGAAACTAATCGTGAAAAAGCATTAGAGCGCATCCACGAAGCCACCGAGATTGCCGACCACCTCCAATCCGACCAACTCCTCGGACTCGCCATGCAAGCTTTGGCGGAAGTTCATGCAGAGGCCATTTTCGACCCAGGTTTGAGGGATGCCAGCATCGCAGCCTCTCAGACGGCGTTCAAAGAAGCTGTCGAACTCTTCGCAAAGGTCGGAAACGACGCAGAACGGGCGAAGTCTCTCCTCGGTATTGGCAGACTCCAGGCGGAGACCGGCGACATCGATGCCGCCAATCTGGCGCTGGGGGAGGCTGAGGAGATTTTTGAGCGACTAGGTATGAAGGAGTTTGCGAAAAACACGCGCTCAATCATGAGTTAA
- a CDS encoding SDR family NAD(P)-dependent oxidoreductase: MSKHFEGKVVWITGGGTGIGRECALEFARRGGHVVVSGRREQVLLEVAQECEALGVKAMGLVCDVTSEESVKSAVAHIVETFGGIDVVLANAGFGVGGRIEDLEVEDWRRQFETNVIGLIATARHSLPHLKERQGRIALVGSVAGFIPSPGVGAYHSSKYAVRAIGQVLSIELHGSGVSCTSIHPGFVKSEIGRVDNKGEHHPEWEDKRPEKLMWETDRAARVMVDAIYKRRREFVFTGHGKIAAALGRHFPGLVHFVLTRSGSGYKRR, encoded by the coding sequence ATGAGCAAGCACTTTGAAGGTAAAGTCGTTTGGATCACCGGTGGAGGAACGGGCATCGGCCGCGAATGTGCGCTCGAATTCGCACGCCGTGGTGGCCATGTTGTGGTCTCTGGAAGACGGGAGCAGGTTTTGCTGGAAGTGGCTCAAGAGTGCGAGGCACTTGGAGTCAAGGCGATGGGGCTTGTCTGTGACGTGACCTCGGAAGAATCGGTGAAATCTGCGGTGGCTCATATCGTGGAGACTTTTGGCGGCATCGATGTGGTCCTCGCGAACGCAGGATTTGGGGTTGGCGGGCGAATCGAGGACCTAGAGGTTGAGGATTGGCGCCGCCAATTCGAAACGAACGTGATTGGGCTCATCGCTACGGCGCGACATTCCCTACCACACCTGAAGGAGCGCCAAGGCAGAATCGCGCTTGTTGGCAGCGTGGCGGGGTTCATCCCGTCTCCTGGAGTCGGGGCCTACCACTCCTCGAAGTACGCCGTGCGGGCTATCGGGCAAGTGCTTTCAATCGAGCTTCATGGCTCGGGCGTCAGTTGCACCAGCATCCATCCAGGTTTCGTGAAGAGCGAGATCGGACGAGTCGACAATAAGGGTGAGCATCATCCAGAGTGGGAGGACAAGCGGCCCGAGAAGTTGATGTGGGAGACAGACCGAGCGGCGAGAGTGATGGTTGACGCGATCTACAAGAGGCGTCGCGAATTCGTGTTTACGGGGCACGGAAAGATCGCTGCGGCTCTGGGAAGGCATTTCCCAGGACTCGTACACTTTGTGCTCACGCGATCAGGGTCCGGATACAAACGCCGCTGA
- a CDS encoding HAD-IG family 5'-nucleotidase has translation MNVHPKNLPITRRIFCNRTLNLRSIQAIGYDMDYTLVHYAVDEWEGRAWEHIRAGLREKNWPIDKLKFDPSLVTRGLVIDTELGNIVKANRFGYVKQAMHGTHRMDFGELRRAYARTLVDLSEPRWVFLNTLFSISEACMYAQLVDLLDSQDLPFALGYSGLYGAVRSALDRAHIEGELKNEIMADPARFVDLDPETALTLLDQKEAGKKVLLITNSEWEYTRFMMEYAIDPFLPEGMKWQELFSLIIVSARKPAFFQNDTPIFEVVNQEGLLKPVVGTIKEGGIYLGGHASQVERCLGLDGEQILYVGDHIYGDVHVSKSVLRWRTALVLRELEDEMVANSHATENNKKIAALMAQKEELEHEFSDLRVKLQRKQKQYGPQPEGDAEGMKARMATLRAELQALDGQIGPLVADDGSEFNPFWGYLMRAGNDKSNLTRQTERYADIYMSRVSNLLHYTPFMYFRSPRGSLPHDLEETP, from the coding sequence GTGAACGTGCATCCAAAAAACCTCCCGATTACCCGTCGTATCTTTTGTAATCGAACCCTCAACCTGCGGTCTATCCAGGCCATCGGCTACGATATGGACTACACGCTGGTTCATTATGCCGTCGATGAATGGGAGGGACGTGCCTGGGAACATATTCGTGCTGGTTTGCGCGAGAAGAACTGGCCCATCGACAAGCTCAAATTCGATCCTTCGCTCGTTACACGAGGTCTTGTGATCGACACCGAGCTTGGAAATATCGTGAAGGCCAATAGGTTCGGCTACGTTAAGCAGGCTATGCACGGCACTCACCGTATGGACTTTGGTGAGCTTAGAAGAGCCTATGCGCGAACGCTCGTTGACCTGAGTGAGCCGAGATGGGTTTTCTTAAACACGCTCTTCTCGATTTCAGAAGCGTGTATGTATGCCCAGCTCGTGGATCTTCTAGATTCTCAAGATCTTCCATTTGCACTCGGGTACTCGGGGCTCTACGGCGCGGTTCGCTCCGCATTGGACCGGGCACATATCGAGGGTGAACTCAAGAACGAGATCATGGCGGACCCGGCGCGTTTCGTAGACCTCGATCCAGAAACGGCCCTCACCCTGCTCGACCAGAAAGAGGCTGGGAAGAAAGTACTCCTAATCACCAACTCGGAGTGGGAATACACCCGCTTCATGATGGAATACGCCATCGACCCATTCTTGCCCGAAGGCATGAAATGGCAGGAACTCTTTTCCCTGATTATCGTCAGCGCCAGGAAACCTGCGTTCTTCCAGAACGACACCCCAATTTTTGAGGTCGTCAATCAAGAGGGGCTGCTCAAGCCGGTGGTCGGGACGATTAAAGAGGGTGGAATCTATCTCGGCGGCCACGCAAGTCAGGTGGAGCGTTGCCTCGGGCTCGACGGCGAGCAGATTCTTTACGTGGGGGACCACATTTATGGCGATGTACATGTCTCAAAGAGCGTCTTGAGATGGCGGACTGCCCTTGTGCTTCGAGAGCTCGAAGACGAGATGGTCGCAAACTCCCACGCAACCGAAAACAACAAGAAGATCGCGGCTTTGATGGCCCAGAAGGAAGAACTCGAGCACGAGTTCTCGGATCTTCGAGTAAAGCTTCAGCGAAAGCAAAAACAGTACGGACCACAACCCGAAGGCGACGCGGAAGGCATGAAGGCGCGTATGGCTACGCTACGGGCCGAATTACAGGCGCTCGACGGCCAGATTGGCCCCTTGGTTGCGGACGATGGGTCCGAGTTCAACCCGTTTTGGGGCTACTTGATGCGAGCCGGAAACGACAAGTCCAATCTGACGCGTCAAACCGAGAGATACGCGGATATCTACATGTCGCGTGTATCGAATCTCCTCCACTACACACCGTTCATGTACTTTAGGTCGCCACGAGGCTCACTTCCACACGACTTGGAAGAGACTCCGTAG